A window of the Desulfovibrio sp. TomC genome harbors these coding sequences:
- a CDS encoding threonine ammonia-lyase, which produces MIELADVWAAEARLSPRLRVTPFLHSQVLSAMTGAYVLVKFENHQFTASFKERGALNKLLTLTDDERARGVSAMSAGNHAQGVAYHAKQLGIPATIIMPAHTPSVKVEHTKAHGAEVVLAGDTLVEASEEAARITAARGLTFIHPFDDAMVMAGQGTVALEMLSAQPDLDVIVTPIGGGGLISGVATAAKGLRPGIEVFGVQASCYPSMLCAMRGEPPTGTGNTIAEGIAVKYPGALTTEVVRARVDDVLVVDEPRLEQAVALYLFIEKTVAEGAGAAPLAALLAYPERFAGKKVGLVLSGGNIDPRLLASVIMRELIREGRVVTLRLPISDRPGTLAQVTAVLRDCGANIMEIQHHRTLLALPAKEASLEISFEARDREHGESVVAALVAAGFAPLVL; this is translated from the coding sequence ATGATCGAACTTGCCGATGTCTGGGCCGCCGAGGCCCGTTTGTCCCCCCGGCTGCGGGTCACGCCCTTTTTGCATTCCCAGGTGCTCTCGGCCATGACCGGAGCTTACGTCCTGGTCAAATTCGAGAACCATCAGTTCACGGCGTCCTTTAAAGAGCGCGGGGCGCTCAACAAGCTTTTAACGCTCACCGACGACGAACGCGCCCGCGGCGTGTCGGCCATGTCCGCCGGCAACCATGCCCAGGGCGTGGCCTACCACGCCAAACAGCTGGGCATTCCGGCCACCATCATCATGCCGGCCCACACTCCGTCGGTCAAAGTGGAGCATACCAAGGCCCACGGGGCCGAGGTGGTCCTGGCCGGCGACACCCTGGTCGAGGCCAGCGAGGAAGCGGCCCGGATTACGGCCGCACGCGGCCTGACCTTTATCCATCCGTTCGACGACGCCATGGTCATGGCTGGCCAGGGCACGGTGGCGCTCGAAATGTTGTCGGCCCAGCCGGACCTGGACGTCATTGTCACGCCCATTGGCGGCGGCGGCCTTATTTCCGGCGTGGCCACAGCGGCCAAGGGCCTGCGTCCCGGCATCGAGGTCTTCGGCGTCCAGGCTTCGTGTTATCCGTCGATGCTGTGCGCCATGCGCGGCGAACCGCCGACCGGCACAGGCAACACCATTGCCGAGGGCATCGCGGTCAAATACCCGGGCGCACTGACCACGGAAGTGGTGCGGGCCAGGGTGGACGACGTGCTGGTGGTGGATGAGCCGCGCCTGGAGCAGGCCGTGGCCCTGTATCTCTTTATCGAAAAGACCGTGGCCGAAGGGGCCGGGGCTGCGCCCCTGGCCGCCTTGCTGGCCTATCCCGAACGCTTTGCCGGCAAAAAGGTCGGGCTGGTTTTAAGCGGCGGCAACATCGACCCGAGGCTCCTGGCCTCGGTCATCATGCGGGAACTGATCCGCGAGGGCCGGGTGGTGACCCTGCGCCTGCCCATTTCCGACCGTCCGGGCACGCTGGCCCAGGTCACGGCCGTTTTGCGCGACTGCGGGGCCAACATCATGGAGATCCAGCACCACCGCACCTTGCTGGCCTTGCCGGCCAAGGAGGCCAGCCTGGAAATCTCCTTCGAGGCCCGCGACCGCGAACACGGCGAGTCCGTGGTGGCGGCCCTGGTCGCGGCCGGATTTGCGCCGCTGGTGCTCTGA
- a CDS encoding ABC transporter ATP-binding protein encodes MANDIILSTEDVTMRFGGLAAVTDFSIAVKRGAIAGLIGPNGAGKTTCFNMITGFYKPTTGRIVYEGREVSGLAPHTVCKAGIARTFQNIRLFGNETVLENVMIGRHLRQKTGWLQAVLFTPAYLREDKAMRSHCLELLDAVGLADLADDKANSLAYGAQRRLEIARALATDPGFLLLDEPAAGMNPQESEDLMGFVRTIRDDFNLTILLIEHDMKVVMGICEHIWVLDYGVTIAQGNPEAIRHDPKVILAYLGEEALDHA; translated from the coding sequence ATGGCAAACGACATCATCCTTTCCACTGAGGACGTGACCATGCGCTTTGGCGGGTTGGCCGCGGTGACCGACTTTTCCATAGCGGTCAAACGCGGGGCCATCGCCGGCCTGATCGGTCCCAACGGCGCCGGCAAGACCACCTGCTTCAACATGATCACCGGCTTTTACAAGCCGACCACCGGCCGCATCGTCTACGAGGGCCGCGAGGTTTCCGGTCTGGCCCCGCACACGGTCTGCAAGGCCGGCATCGCCCGGACCTTTCAGAACATCCGGCTTTTCGGCAACGAGACGGTGCTCGAAAACGTCATGATCGGCCGCCATCTGCGCCAGAAAACCGGCTGGCTCCAGGCCGTGCTCTTTACCCCGGCCTACCTGCGCGAAGACAAGGCCATGCGCAGCCATTGCCTGGAACTGCTCGACGCCGTGGGATTGGCCGATCTGGCCGACGACAAGGCCAACAGTCTGGCCTACGGAGCTCAGCGCCGCCTGGAAATCGCCCGCGCCTTGGCCACCGATCCCGGCTTTTTGCTCCTCGACGAGCCGGCCGCCGGCATGAACCCCCAGGAGTCCGAAGACCTCATGGGCTTTGTGCGCACCATCCGCGACGACTTCAACCTGACCATCCTGCTCATCGAACACGACATGAAGGTGGTCATGGGTATTTGCGAACACATCTGGGTCCTGGACTACGGCGTCACCATCGCCCAGGGCAACCCCGAGGCCATCCGCCACGATCCCAAGGTGATCCTGGCCTACCTCGGCGAGGAGGCGCTCGACCATGCTTGA
- a CDS encoding ABC transporter ATP-binding protein: MLEIRDLHVHYGGIHALKGISLDVPKGSVVTLIGANGAGKSSTLRAIAGLIKNKRGHISWNGVDISGKNPVDIVKAGIVMSPEGRRIFAHLTVLENLHLGAYSRSDKPAIAKDIEWVFELFPRLSERCNQKGGTLSGGEQQMLAVARALMSAPKLVMLDEPSLGLAPLLVKEVFSIIRMINDRGMTVLLVEQNAYAALKVAHQAYVLETGSITLSGTGESLIADARVREAYLGG, encoded by the coding sequence ATGCTTGAGATCCGCGACCTGCATGTCCATTACGGCGGCATCCACGCCCTCAAAGGCATCTCCCTGGATGTGCCCAAAGGCTCGGTGGTGACGCTTATCGGGGCCAACGGGGCCGGCAAGAGCAGCACGCTGCGGGCCATTGCCGGGCTGATCAAGAACAAGCGCGGCCACATCAGCTGGAACGGCGTGGACATTTCCGGGAAAAATCCCGTGGACATCGTCAAGGCCGGGATCGTCATGTCGCCGGAAGGCCGGCGTATTTTCGCCCACCTGACCGTGCTGGAAAACCTGCACCTCGGGGCCTACAGCCGCAGCGACAAGCCGGCTATCGCCAAGGACATCGAATGGGTCTTCGAGCTGTTCCCGCGTCTGTCCGAACGCTGTAACCAGAAGGGCGGCACCCTGTCCGGCGGCGAACAGCAGATGCTGGCCGTGGCCCGGGCGCTCATGAGCGCGCCCAAACTCGTCATGCTCGACGAGCCGAGCCTGGGGCTGGCTCCGCTCTTGGTCAAAGAGGTCTTCTCCATCATCCGCATGATCAACGACCGGGGCATGACGGTACTCCTCGTCGAGCAAAACGCCTACGCGGCCCTCAAGGTCGCCCATCAGGCCTACGTGCTCGAAACCGGGTCCATCACCCTGTCCGGCACCGGCGAGTCGCTCATCGCTGACGCCCGGGTGCGCGAAGCGTATTTGGGGGGGTAA
- the lhgO gene encoding L-2-hydroxyglutarate oxidase, protein MRKNVESGKQSAMDHFDFVIAGAGIVGLTTALAVLRRAPTARLAVVEKEPAPGRHASGRNSGVLHCGLYYGSDTKKAQVCAVGGRRMAEFAAEHGIRLDRCGKVLAATDPAQLPVVERLLANARAGGIRAERIDNRTLLALEPAAPPEAVAAIHCPDTAVIDIQGVMATLAGRLRDAGVRFFFQRRVAGPGPDGAIATTTGPIAAGFLFNCCGAYADVLAKAYGFARAYALVPFKGIYWKLAPASAARVRGNIYPVPDIAMPFLGVHFTRGISGDVYVGPTAIPALGRENYGLLAGARPLEAAAILVRLARLYLADVDHFRNLAHTELRKYAKAHFHRCAQRLMPSLGIDDLVPTNKAGIRPQLVNLAEGRLEMDYILEGDARSLHVLNAISPAFTGSFAFAEMIVAASGVI, encoded by the coding sequence TTGCGAAAAAACGTCGAAAGCGGCAAGCAATCCGCCATGGACCACTTCGATTTCGTCATCGCCGGAGCCGGCATCGTCGGCCTGACCACGGCGCTTGCCGTACTGCGCCGCGCCCCGACCGCCCGCCTCGCCGTCGTCGAAAAGGAACCCGCCCCCGGACGCCACGCCAGCGGCCGCAACAGCGGCGTGCTCCACTGTGGCCTGTACTACGGCAGCGACACGAAAAAGGCCCAAGTCTGCGCCGTCGGCGGCCGACGCATGGCCGAGTTCGCCGCCGAGCACGGCATCCGGCTTGACCGCTGCGGCAAGGTGCTGGCGGCCACCGATCCGGCCCAACTGCCGGTGGTGGAACGCCTGCTCGCCAACGCCCGGGCCGGCGGCATCCGGGCCGAACGCATCGACAATCGGACTCTTTTGGCGCTGGAGCCGGCCGCGCCGCCCGAGGCCGTGGCCGCCATCCACTGTCCGGACACGGCGGTCATCGACATCCAAGGCGTCATGGCGACCCTGGCCGGCCGCTTGCGCGACGCCGGCGTCCGTTTTTTCTTCCAGCGCCGGGTGGCCGGGCCAGGACCGGACGGGGCCATTGCCACCACGACCGGTCCCATTGCCGCCGGCTTTTTATTCAACTGCTGCGGGGCCTATGCCGACGTCCTGGCCAAGGCCTACGGCTTTGCCCGGGCCTATGCCCTGGTTCCGTTCAAAGGCATTTACTGGAAGCTCGCCCCGGCCAGCGCCGCCCGCGTTCGCGGCAACATCTATCCGGTGCCCGACATCGCCATGCCCTTTCTCGGCGTCCATTTCACCCGGGGCATCAGCGGCGACGTGTACGTCGGCCCCACAGCCATCCCGGCCCTTGGCCGCGAGAACTACGGCCTCCTGGCCGGGGCGCGGCCCCTGGAAGCAGCCGCGATCCTGGTCCGGCTGGCTCGCCTGTATCTGGCCGACGTCGACCATTTTCGAAATCTGGCCCACACGGAGCTGCGCAAATACGCCAAGGCGCACTTCCACCGCTGCGCCCAGCGGCTCATGCCTTCGCTTGGCATCGACGACCTCGTGCCCACGAACAAGGCCGGCATCCGGCCCCAGCTCGTCAATCTGGCCGAGGGCCGCCTGGAAATGGACTATATCTTGGAAGGCGACGCCCGGTCACTGCACGTCCTAAACGCCATCTCCCCGGCCTTCACCGGCAGCTTCGCCTTTGCCGAGATGATCGTTGCCGCCAGCGGTGTGATATAA
- a CDS encoding IclR family transcriptional regulator, translating to MSGKANISESLAKGLLILDLFGIEDAGFTLSEIAARVGISKTSAHRYVTTYCEQGYLARDPRSGLYRLGVRTLALAQSMIEQSELVRLLRPLVDEAAARHGLHIDVGILANDAIYLIYRRDSADTHAFRSFSYASALHYLAAGKAAMAFIEPRALAELMDRLELVAKTDRTITDKAVLEAELAQVRELGFARNNEESLPGLIAIGAPLFSLRTGNVVGAVSFDSSTATYSMQEFERLFAGYLVELAKKISAVVSL from the coding sequence GTGTCAGGAAAGGCCAATATCTCCGAATCCCTGGCCAAAGGGCTGCTCATCCTCGATTTGTTCGGCATCGAGGACGCCGGCTTCACCCTAAGCGAAATCGCCGCCCGTGTGGGCATCAGCAAAACCTCCGCCCACCGCTACGTCACCACCTATTGCGAACAGGGCTATCTGGCCCGCGACCCCCGCTCGGGCCTCTACCGCCTGGGCGTGCGCACCCTGGCCCTGGCCCAGTCCATGATCGAACAAAGCGAACTGGTGCGCCTGCTGCGACCTCTGGTCGATGAAGCCGCCGCCCGGCACGGTCTCCATATCGACGTCGGCATCCTGGCCAACGACGCCATCTATCTCATTTATCGCCGCGATTCCGCCGACACCCACGCTTTCCGGTCGTTTAGCTACGCCTCGGCCCTGCATTATCTGGCCGCCGGCAAGGCCGCCATGGCCTTTATTGAGCCGCGCGCCCTGGCCGAACTGATGGACCGCCTGGAACTGGTCGCCAAGACCGACCGCACCATCACCGACAAGGCCGTGCTCGAAGCCGAACTCGCCCAGGTGCGCGAACTGGGCTTTGCCCGCAATAACGAAGAATCGCTGCCCGGCCTCATTGCCATCGGCGCGCCGCTTTTCTCCCTGCGCACCGGCAACGTGGTCGGCGCAGTGAGCTTTGACTCGTCCACCGCCACCTATTCCATGCAGGAGTTCGAACGCCTCTTCGCCGGCTATCTGGTGGAGTTGGCCAAGAAGATATCGGCTGTTGTTTCGTTGTAA
- a CDS encoding ABC transporter substrate-binding protein produces MRKMMLLCLALVFAFANTALCADDTIKIGVFLPLTGQNAFGGQLELEGVQMAAKENPTVLGKKIELFVVDNKSDKVESANAVKRLIEKEKVQAIIGTYGSSLAMAGGEVSEKAGIPQVGTSCTNPLVTQGKKYIFRVCFIDPYQGAGAATYAYKTLGLKTAAMLVDVANDYSVGLSKYFNKSFTKLGGKVVSTLNYQSGDQDFTAQLTKIISEKPDVLFIPSYFAEGAIIMKQAKELGATFKIMGGDAMDNPEITAIGGSAVEGFVHTTFPYDPSMKNMTPMAKKFTEGWKAAYPDKEPNVNAALGYDAYMIILDAITRAGKADPESIAKALAATKGFQGVTGATTINETHDAEKPVGLVIIKDGKKVYEGEITPEL; encoded by the coding sequence ATGCGCAAAATGATGCTTTTGTGCCTGGCCCTGGTTTTCGCCTTCGCCAACACGGCGCTTTGCGCCGACGACACCATCAAGATCGGCGTGTTCCTGCCGCTGACCGGCCAGAACGCCTTTGGCGGCCAGTTGGAACTCGAGGGCGTGCAGATGGCCGCCAAAGAGAATCCGACCGTGCTCGGCAAAAAGATCGAGCTGTTTGTCGTGGACAACAAGTCCGATAAGGTCGAGTCGGCCAACGCCGTCAAACGCCTGATCGAGAAAGAAAAAGTCCAGGCCATCATCGGCACCTACGGCTCCTCCCTGGCCATGGCCGGCGGCGAAGTCTCGGAAAAGGCCGGCATCCCCCAGGTCGGCACCAGCTGCACCAACCCGCTGGTCACCCAGGGCAAGAAGTACATCTTCCGCGTGTGCTTCATCGACCCCTACCAGGGCGCTGGCGCGGCCACCTATGCCTACAAGACCCTGGGCCTCAAAACCGCCGCCATGCTGGTGGACGTGGCCAACGACTACTCCGTCGGCCTGTCGAAGTACTTCAACAAGTCGTTTACCAAGCTCGGCGGCAAGGTCGTCTCCACGCTCAACTACCAGTCCGGCGACCAGGACTTCACCGCCCAGCTGACCAAGATCATCTCCGAAAAGCCTGATGTCCTGTTTATCCCCTCCTACTTTGCCGAGGGCGCCATCATCATGAAGCAGGCCAAGGAACTGGGCGCGACCTTCAAGATCATGGGCGGCGACGCCATGGACAACCCCGAGATCACCGCCATCGGCGGTTCCGCCGTGGAAGGGTTCGTCCACACCACCTTCCCCTATGACCCGTCCATGAAGAACATGACCCCCATGGCCAAGAAGTTCACCGAAGGCTGGAAGGCTGCCTACCCGGACAAGGAACCCAACGTGAACGCGGCCCTGGGCTATGACGCCTACATGATCATCCTCGACGCCATCACCCGCGCCGGCAAGGCCGACCCCGAATCCATCGCCAAGGCGCTGGCCGCCACCAAGGGCTTCCAGGGCGTCACCGGCGCAACGACCATCAACGAGACCCACGACGCCGAAAAGCCCGTGGGCCTGGTCATCATCAAGGACGGCAAGAAGGTCTACGAAGGCGAGATCACCCCGGAACTCTAA
- a CDS encoding asparaginase domain-containing protein encodes MKLAVYSMGGTIDKVYFDDLSNYTVGEPQVRAILTQAGVDFDFTVTEVTRKDSLYVTPAEREELRWLIAADPCPHVLVTHGTDTMTETALVLTNVPGKTIVLTGAMSPARFAASDATFNVGCAVGAVWSLPPGVYIAMSGRVFAAGAVRKNRERGRFEALDAAAGAVGQESGK; translated from the coding sequence GTGAAATTAGCCGTCTATTCCATGGGCGGGACCATCGACAAGGTCTACTTCGACGACCTGTCCAACTACACCGTGGGCGAACCGCAGGTTCGGGCCATCCTGACCCAGGCCGGGGTGGATTTCGATTTTACCGTCACGGAAGTGACCCGCAAGGACAGTCTCTACGTCACCCCGGCCGAGCGCGAGGAACTGCGCTGGCTGATCGCCGCCGACCCCTGCCCCCATGTGCTCGTCACCCATGGCACCGACACCATGACCGAGACCGCCTTGGTGCTGACCAATGTTCCCGGCAAGACCATCGTCCTGACCGGGGCCATGAGCCCGGCCCGGTTCGCGGCCTCGGACGCGACCTTTAACGTCGGCTGCGCCGTGGGCGCGGTCTGGTCCCTGCCGCCCGGGGTCTATATCGCCATGAGCGGCCGGGTGTTTGCCGCCGGGGCAGTGCGCAAAAACCGGGAGCGGGGCCGTTTCGAGGCCCTGGACGCCGCTGCCGGCGCTGTCGGCCAAGAGAGTGGAAAATGA
- a CDS encoding branched-chain amino acid ABC transporter permease: MNLAMFIQHMLNSLTLGSLYALVAIGYTMVYGILRLINFAHSEMFMLGAYFVFWGITLGHLPWPVAMAIAIAVTATLGVIVDQVAYRPLRDAPRISALISSIGVSFFLQNVAIVFFQAIPREVYRPKWLEDPIITHGVRILPLTLFVPLLSLALMLVLIWIVYRTKAGLGMRAISKDIETSYLMGVPVNRIIALTFGIGTALAAASGIMWALRYPQLQPIMGTIPGFKAFIAAVFGGIGSIPGAVIGGLALGFIEIMTVAFFPDLAGYRDAFAFVLLILVLMVKPTGLLGERLEDKV, encoded by the coding sequence ATGAACCTGGCGATGTTCATCCAGCATATGCTCAACAGCCTGACGCTCGGCAGTCTCTATGCCCTGGTCGCCATCGGCTACACGATGGTCTACGGCATCCTGCGCCTGATCAACTTCGCCCACAGCGAAATGTTCATGCTCGGGGCCTATTTCGTTTTCTGGGGCATCACCCTCGGCCATCTGCCCTGGCCCGTGGCCATGGCCATTGCCATTGCCGTCACGGCCACCCTCGGCGTCATTGTCGATCAGGTGGCCTACCGGCCGCTGCGCGACGCCCCCCGTATTTCGGCGCTCATAAGCTCCATTGGCGTCTCATTTTTTCTGCAAAACGTGGCCATTGTGTTCTTCCAGGCCATCCCCCGCGAGGTCTACCGGCCCAAATGGCTCGAAGACCCCATCATCACGCACGGGGTGCGCATCCTGCCGCTGACGCTGTTCGTGCCGCTTCTGTCCCTGGCGCTCATGCTCGTTTTGATCTGGATCGTTTACCGCACCAAGGCCGGCCTTGGGATGCGGGCGATCAGCAAGGACATCGAGACGAGCTACCTGATGGGCGTGCCGGTCAACCGCATCATCGCCCTGACCTTTGGCATCGGCACGGCCCTGGCTGCCGCCAGCGGCATCATGTGGGCGCTGCGCTACCCCCAGCTCCAGCCCATCATGGGCACCATCCCGGGGTTCAAGGCCTTTATCGCGGCGGTTTTCGGCGGCATCGGCTCCATTCCGGGCGCGGTCATCGGCGGGCTGGCCCTGGGATTTATTGAGATCATGACCGTGGCCTTTTTCCCTGATCTGGCCGGTTACCGGGACGCTTTCGCCTTCGTGCTGCTCATCCTGGTCCTCATGGTCAAGCCGACCGGGCTTCTCGGCGAACGTCTGGAGGATAAAGTCTGA
- a CDS encoding molybdopterin-binding protein, which translates to MRSIPVHHAAGMVLCHDITRIVPGEGKGPAFRKGHVIEVGDIDALLRLGKEHIYVWDLAEGFLHEDDAARRMAEAIAGEGVAFSAPCEGRINLLAARSGLLTVDADILRRLNSIEEVTIATMHGNVVVGPGQMLAGTRVVPLVVDEAKIDAVEACCAEYGPVVQVRPFRPLRVGVVTTGGEVYHGRIKDAFGPILRRKFEELSCTVIRQIFVPDDQDMTVRAINRLIEEGADMIAVTGGMSVDPDDLTPSSIRAAGGEVVTYGSPTFPGAMFMLAYLGEIPVVGLPGCVMYHKASIFDLTVPRLVVGQRLTRADIVELGHGGLCAMCPQCRYPACGFGKG; encoded by the coding sequence ATGCGCAGCATACCCGTCCATCATGCCGCCGGCATGGTCCTTTGCCATGACATCACCCGCATCGTGCCGGGCGAGGGCAAGGGGCCGGCCTTTCGCAAGGGGCACGTCATCGAGGTCGGCGACATCGATGCCCTGCTGCGTCTGGGCAAGGAACATATCTATGTCTGGGATCTGGCCGAAGGATTTCTGCACGAGGACGATGCCGCCCGCCGCATGGCCGAGGCCATAGCCGGGGAGGGCGTCGCCTTTTCGGCTCCCTGCGAAGGCCGCATCAACCTGCTGGCCGCCCGGTCCGGACTGCTCACCGTAGACGCGGACATCTTGCGGCGGCTCAATTCCATCGAGGAAGTCACCATCGCCACCATGCACGGCAATGTGGTGGTCGGGCCGGGCCAGATGCTGGCCGGCACCCGGGTGGTGCCGCTGGTGGTGGACGAGGCCAAGATCGACGCGGTGGAAGCCTGCTGCGCCGAGTACGGTCCGGTGGTGCAGGTGCGCCCCTTCCGGCCGCTGCGCGTCGGCGTGGTGACCACCGGCGGCGAGGTTTACCATGGCCGCATCAAGGACGCCTTCGGGCCGATTTTGCGCCGCAAGTTCGAGGAATTGTCCTGCACCGTCATCCGCCAGATCTTCGTCCCCGACGATCAGGACATGACCGTGCGGGCCATTAACCGCCTTATTGAAGAAGGCGCGGACATGATCGCCGTCACCGGCGGCATGTCGGTCGATCCCGACGATCTCACCCCGTCGTCCATCCGGGCGGCCGGCGGCGAGGTGGTCACCTACGGTTCCCCCACCTTCCCCGGGGCCATGTTCATGCTGGCCTATCTCGGCGAGATCCCCGTGGTCGGGCTGCCCGGCTGCGTCATGTACCACAAGGCCAGCATCTTCGATCTGACCGTCCCAAGGCTCGTGGTTGGGCAGCGCCTGACCCGGGCCGATATTGTGGAGCTTGGACACGGCGGCTTGTGCGCCATGTGTCCCCAATGCCGCTACCCCGCCTGCGGTTTTGGCAAGGGATAG
- a CDS encoding DUF2238 domain-containing protein: protein MDRRFPEILAATFVVFFVALGLAPVSRQVWWAENIPVMAVFLYFAATSRRFRFSNLGYALMAVWLFLHTIGGHYTFANVPFGFVTDLFGFSRNHFDRLAHFTVGFYAFALAEYLWRRRLAHPVVIAVFAVTVIMAVACAYEIIEWWYAVAEGGEAGVEFLGSQGDVWDAQKDMLADTLGAFFAVGLFWLYRRQLPVDADAPAGLPR, encoded by the coding sequence GTGGACAGACGGTTTCCCGAGATTTTGGCGGCAACGTTCGTGGTCTTTTTTGTGGCCCTGGGTCTGGCCCCGGTCTCGCGCCAGGTCTGGTGGGCGGAGAACATCCCGGTCATGGCCGTCTTTTTGTATTTTGCGGCGACCAGCCGGCGGTTCCGGTTTTCCAACCTGGGCTACGCCCTGATGGCCGTCTGGCTCTTTTTGCACACCATCGGCGGGCACTACACCTTTGCCAACGTGCCCTTTGGCTTTGTTACCGACCTCTTTGGCTTCTCGCGCAACCACTTCGACCGGCTGGCCCATTTCACCGTGGGCTTTTACGCCTTTGCCCTGGCCGAATACCTCTGGCGCAGGCGCTTGGCCCATCCGGTCGTCATCGCCGTCTTTGCCGTCACCGTGATCATGGCCGTGGCCTGCGCCTATGAGATCATCGAATGGTGGTACGCCGTGGCCGAGGGCGGCGAGGCCGGGGTGGAGTTTCTGGGCAGCCAGGGCGATGTCTGGGACGCCCAGAAGGATATGCTGGCCGACACGTTGGGGGCGTTTTTTGCGGTGGGTCTGTTCTGGTTGTATCGCCGGCAATTGCCGGTAGACGCCGACGCCCCGGCCGGTCTGCCCCGCTAG
- a CDS encoding branched-chain amino acid ABC transporter permease — translation MRRGQTILLNCLAVIAAGLFLWLAKDSFDGYKIQILNLIAINIILALSLNLIYGFTGLFSLGHAGFMAIGAYVCSILIMTPDQKDMLFILEPAYDWVQNAHLPFLAAVIAGGLAAALAGVIVGYPLLRLGDDYLGIATLGFAEIVRVLANNFPRLTNGALGFKGIPDYANLWWNFGWCLVTLYVIVRLLQSNTGNVLKAIRDDEAAARAMGVNVFRYKLLSFSVGAFFAGVGGALLASLLTTIDPKMFLFTLTFNILMIVVAGGLGSLSGTIMAGIGITVMLEWLRVVENPVDLFGFELPGVPGMRMVVFSLALIMIILFRREGLMGMRELSWQSLTRVFSRGKA, via the coding sequence ATGCGACGCGGGCAAACCATACTGCTTAATTGTCTGGCCGTGATCGCTGCCGGACTGTTTCTGTGGCTGGCCAAGGATTCGTTCGACGGCTACAAGATCCAGATTTTAAACCTCATCGCCATCAACATCATCCTGGCCCTGTCGCTCAACCTCATCTACGGCTTCACCGGTCTTTTCAGCCTCGGCCACGCCGGGTTCATGGCCATCGGAGCCTATGTCTGCTCCATTCTGATCATGACCCCGGACCAGAAGGACATGCTGTTTATTCTGGAGCCGGCCTATGACTGGGTGCAAAACGCCCATCTTCCCTTTCTGGCGGCCGTTATTGCCGGCGGGCTGGCAGCGGCCCTCGCCGGGGTCATCGTCGGCTACCCGCTCCTGCGCCTGGGCGACGACTACCTCGGCATCGCCACCCTGGGCTTTGCCGAGATCGTGCGCGTCCTGGCCAACAACTTCCCCCGCCTCACCAACGGCGCGCTCGGGTTCAAGGGCATCCCGGATTATGCCAACCTGTGGTGGAATTTCGGCTGGTGTCTGGTCACCCTCTACGTCATCGTACGCCTGCTCCAGAGCAACACCGGCAATGTCTTAAAAGCCATCCGCGACGACGAGGCCGCCGCCCGGGCCATGGGCGTCAACGTCTTTCGCTACAAGCTGCTGTCCTTTTCCGTGGGCGCGTTTTTCGCCGGCGTCGGCGGGGCGCTCCTGGCCAGCCTGCTCACCACCATCGATCCCAAGATGTTTCTTTTTACCCTCACCTTCAACATCCTCATGATCGTGGTGGCCGGTGGCCTCGGGTCCCTAAGCGGCACCATCATGGCCGGCATCGGCATCACCGTCATGCTGGAGTGGCTGCGGGTGGTGGAAAACCCGGTGGACCTCTTCGGCTTCGAGCTGCCGGGCGTCCCGGGCATGCGCATGGTGGTGTTCTCGTTGGCGCTCATCATGATCATTTTGTTTCGACGCGAGGGCCTTATGGGCATGCGTGAACTGAGCTGGCAATCGCTTACCAGAGTCTTTTCCCGGGGGAAGGCGTAA